In a single window of the Raphanus sativus cultivar WK10039 chromosome 9, ASM80110v3, whole genome shotgun sequence genome:
- the LOC108824396 gene encoding protein RICE SALT SENSITIVE 3, producing MEEHLNPLAVTHLLQHTLRSLCIHENSQWVYAVFWRILPRNYPPPKWDGQGAYDRSRGNRRNWILVWEDGFCNFAASAGEVSSGECSRSGSTAYGHSDYQQYQGLQPELFFKMSHEIYNYGEGLIGKVAADHSHKWIYKEPNDQEINFLSAWQNSADSYPRTWEAQFQSGIKTIALISVREGVVQLGAVHKVIEDLSYVVMLRKKLSYIESIPGVLLPHPSSSGYPFINASPSDTWNFPGVAPPPPSQLEYHQQRIYHSDQHHHFLMGHHQQPMKIAPSMSSLEALLSKLPSVVPSATQAGYVPFHHSAKEEMSPEDQNGAFRVQRNDLVGEGSNHDNDNNNYNSNNDIYNYNNNCSNNNYNRE from the exons ATGGAAGAACATTTAAATCCATTAGCTGTGACTCATCTTCTGCAACACACACTAAGAAGCTTATGCATCCACGAGAATTCCCAATGGGTTTATGCAGTATTTTGGAGGATCTTGCCCAGAAACTATCCTCCTCCCAA ATGGGATGGTCAAGGAGCTTATGATAGATCAAGAGGGAACAGGAGAAACTG GATCTTGGTTTGGGAAGATGGGTTTTGCAACTTTGCAGCTTCTGCTGGGGAAGTGAGCTCCGGCGAGTGTAGCCGCAGCGGGTCGACGGCTTACGGACATAGTGATTATCAACAATACCAAGGGCTTCAGCCTGAGTTGTTCTTCAAGATGTCCCATGAAATCTACAATTATGGAGAAGG GTTGATAGGAAAAGTGGCTGCAGATCACAGTCACAAGTGGATCTATAAAGAACCTAATGACCAAGAGATTAACTTCTTATCTGCGTGGCAAAATTCTGCTGACTCA TACCCTAGGACTTGGGAAGCTCAGTTTCAATCTGGCATCAAG ACCATTGCCTTGATTTCTGTTCGAGAAGGTGTTGTGCAATTAGGAGCTGTTCACAag GTGATAGAAGATTTAAGCTATGTTGTGATGCTAAGGAAAAAGCTAAGCTATATAGAAAGCATCCCTGGAGTACTTCTTcctcatccttcttcttctggttATCCTTTCATCAACGCTTCTCCTTCTGACACTTGGAATTTCCCTGGAgtagctcctcctcctccgtcgcAGCTTGAGTACCACCAACAGCGTATCTACCATTCTGACCAGCACCACCACTTCTTGATGGGCCACCACCAACAACCGATGAAGATAGCGCCGTCAATGAGTAGCCTCGAGGCTCTTCTCTCGAAGCTTCCTTCGGTCGTACCTTCGGCGACGCAAGCGGGGTACGTCCCGTTTCACCACAGTGCTAAGGAAGAAATGAGTCCAGAAGATCAAAACGGCGCGTTTAGGGTTCAACGTAATGATTTGGTTGGTGAGGGTAGTAATCATGATAATGACAATAATAATTACAATAGtaataatgatatttataaCTATAACAATAATTGCAGCAATAATAATTACAACAGAGAATAA